The segment TGAGCTGCCCAACAGATGATACAGACAATGAATGACCTGATCCCATGGGAGGACAGCAATGGggactggacctgggatttccCACCGGTAGCGGTGAGAAAACTCCTGCCAATGAAGGTCAGTCCCCTCCCTCAAACTCAGAGCTAGGGAGAACTGCCCAGAGCACCAAGGAATCatgtgacttgtcaagggtcacaggCAGAATTCGAACCCAGGGCTCTGTTGTTTCCAGCCCTGCCCTTGCTCCACTGTACCACAAGGCCTCACTGATCCCAGGTAACCAGGCCTAGCCACACTCAGCCCTTCCCCCAGAACCAGAAAAGAATCGCAGGCAGACATCTCGCCCCTGTGACAAGCCCCCGCTGACAAAGCAGAACACACCACAGTCAAGGTGTGTGTCTTGGCATAGTTATCCAGGCTGAAGACATGAACAATGGGTGAGCTGCCAAATCAACAACAATCCCGTTTCTGCTCTTGGCACTAACCAACCTTTTTGCCAGCTTTGCCTTCAAAGTGGGGCTTAATTTGAAATCGGGCCTCGTCGTCACCCGCCTCCTGCTCCTCGTCCtcactgctctcaaagagtttccCAGAGGTTTTCCTGGCCAGATCCTTAAAAAGCAAACAGAACACCCCCACAACCatttaagagaaaaaagcaaTGACTTTTTTGCAATAAAATCTTGTTTGTGTATCACATAAATATGTTTTAATTTATGATAGAATTCCTTTTCTTTATGTGGGAAATGAGGCCATGTGGTTTAGAGAATTCATCACATTAAACTAAGTGGCACAAGAGGGATTCGAACTCAAACGTGTCAGGTCCGCTTGCTTCCAAGCCCTCCTTTGCCTTATTACATAAGGCAGCATGGGGGCAGGGATCATGGAACACAGACTTTAGTTAAGTCTTGAAGGAGCCAAAGGAAGAAACCTGAGGACACCCGATGCAGAGTACAGAAGATGGTGCAGCCTAGAGGGAAGGGGAGGTTCACAAATGGAGGAAGATGATGGAGAGCAATGAACACCAGCAAGTCTGCTGCACGATGAACAATGTCACCAGCATGGCAGGGACAATGTGAGCAGTCACTGCCCACACAGGGCCCCCAAAGGAGTCACCATAACATACTCTTTTCACTCCGCTTCCTGGAAGAGGCTTTTTGTCaccctcttcctcttttgtcCCATCTTCACTATCAGAGCTGAACAGGATGTGAGTTGGCTTGCTTGCTGAGTGGCTGTCCTGGGGAAACATGGAGTGCAACACAGAACATCAAAGCACATCAGTCTTATAAATCCAGACTGTCAATGGGAGCCAAATGCTGCCCCACAGGGGCACATGCCCACCCCGACCCTACAGCGCAGGCATTGTCTTTGCCGCCCTGTTCTCAGCAggctcttcattcattcactaaccTCCAAGTCAGGAGAACCTGCTGGTCCCTCAGTCGCCACACTAGTATACACTAAACATCAGATGAACCAATGGGCTTGCTTGAAAGATGGCTGATGGGGTAAGAGCACAGCTTGCCAACATAAAAAGACCTGAGGCTGTGCTTGGTCACCCCACCCAGCTTTGGGGGAGAAAGTCAACGTAGGAGAAGATGCTCCTGCCAACACTAACAGGGAAGACACTCACCAAGCTGGACAGAGCACTGTGGACCAGCTGCTTCTGCAgctcccattctctcctcctctcttccaagGCTGCCAAGCGTTTCTCATTATCCTCAGAGTTCTTCTGAGGACTGATGGCATCCGCTGGAGCGATACTAGAAAGTGGGCATTCAGTCTCCCTGGCCTGAGAGCCCTTTGGGTCCTTCCCTTGCACACGAGAGGATGCGCCATCCCTCCCAACAGAGAGTTTCTCGGAATGTGTTTTCAGAGCTGCTGGCTCATGCTCTGGCTCTGAACCCGTAGAAGGCTTAAGGGTCCTTTCCCACTTGGGGCCTCCCATTTCAGTGGCACCAGGACCACCATCACTTCCCAAGTCTATACTACGAGTCTTTGCATTAAGACTCCAGGGTTTCTTAGCGTCCAATGATGACAGGCTAGAAACAGAATCATTTTCACGTTCAGAACTAGAGGAGGGTGAGTGGACAGCACAACGCTGGTCTCCACTGACTGGCCGCCTCCTCAGAAGTTTCCCAGGACAGCATGGAAGGCTGCCTGCCCCGTTTGCTTCCTTCCCATCTTGGGCTGGGGACATTTTATCACTGAAACACATTTTCAATTCAGAAGCTTGTTTGCCCGTGGAACTACCAGGAGACACTTCCTGTTTTGGAGGATTCTGTCCTTTTATCTGAGTGGTGAGCCTGCTGTTCTCAAAAGGGCTTTTTGGTGTCTCCCCTCCATAGAGCACTCCCACACCTCTGAAAGCCTGAAACTTGGATTTCAACATATTTCCCTTTGGTGGGCTCTGGTTGCtgattttctcttccccttctaagAGGGAAGCCAAAATATCCTTGGGATCAATGCAGTGGGCCCCTTTCTTGGGATCCTTCTTGCTTTTTGGGCCAGAACCAACATGTTGTCCTTTAAGGAGAGCTTCCTTGGCACATGTAGCATTTCCTCCCAGAATCTCTGCATCTTCATTTGCCAGCTTTTCTAAGTCAGCCAAGGTGAGGTCAAGGCGATAGCAGTTAGTCATCATGGCTTCATAATCCAGTTCCTCAGATTCACCATCCTCAGACTCAGAAGAGATACCAGATCGCTTTTTAGTGAGGTGCTTTGTACAATCAACTGACTTCCGTGCCTCACCTGTGGAATTTTTCCTTTTACTCGTTTCTGGAGCGTGATGATTAGATGGACGATTTGCTCTAGTTTTCATAAAGTCCTCTTTTTGTTTGGATTCATTTTTTGGTGAAACTTTTTGCTCGTCTTTGCTCTGCTCACCATTTCTCCCCCCGGCAATGATTTCATCTGTGTCTCCCGAGTCATACTCTTGGTCACCTTTGGAAACTTGAGTGGCACCGTCTGAGCAAGGGGCCTGGGAGCTTTTCCGTTTCATCCCAGAAATGGTCATATTTAGCTTGAAATCACTGCCGACTACTTCAAAGGAATCCTTTTCAATGTTGTTTATCTCGGGGACAGTTGTCCTCTGTGACTTCTCTTCTgctatcatggctttcagttctTCTTCAGAATCAATATCATCATCAGACATGCTATTTTTGCTTCTGACAATGGGTGACTTTGAAGTCTGAAGAAACCCTGCTTGTAACTTCTGATTATTCTTACGTTTAGAGAACACTGATGTAGGAAGTTCAGTGGGCCTGGAATTTGTTTTTCGCATGTCCAACCATGGTACTGTGTTGGGATGTGTGGTGGATGCCAGCTCAGGGCATTTGGCAGCCCTGGATGGGGAGCAGTGATCACCCCCTACCTTCACTCTCTTACTAGGACAGCTTCTGAAGGCAGGAAACTGCCCTTGTCGCATCTTACTCATCATGTCATCTCCTCCTTCTAGTTTCCAAGTGAGGTCAGAAATAGAGACAGTATTTGTGACATCCTGCTCAAACTTCTTTAGGTTGTGGCAATATTTTGATGGGTCATATTTTAAGATGTTAGGACAGGTTAAGGTAGAAAACAAAAATtgtttaacagaaaaagaaaaactctgcACCATCTACAACTGCAGTACAGGGGACTGGATCCCAAGTCTGGACTCTGGGGCAGCAAATGGTTTAAATGAAATGATCTAAATCCTATAAATGTCTTCATATTTTACAGTCTGCATATCAAGCTAGCAGCAATCACTCCGGGTTGGGTCAGGGTGAAGACAGAGTCCAGCAGCCCCAAGTGGCTCACTCTGGGCTCCCAAGATAATGTTCCCACCCAAGAAGGCTCATCATCAGGACTGGTACCCAACAAGATGACAGACTGTACGAGAGAGCAGCCAGTGTGGGTTCCGAGAGGGGTCCTCAAATGGGGGCAGTTGTCTCTCCTCTGTATCGCCTTCCTTCCCAAAGCAATTCCTAGCTCCTCCGTGGCATTTCACAAGAAAATTACAGAGATAGACTCATTGTCAAGGAAAGTGTTGATCTTTCCAGAGAACAATCACCTTTCTCTGAAACATTCGGAAAACACCACTTTCTGCCTAAGTTCAGTGACTCCCTGCACATGGATCTCCCAGCCTGTCTACCATACTCTTAAACCCTGAGTGAGTCCATGGGCCAATTATTGACCACGAGAAGCCAGTGAGAATGAGGCCCCCCTGACTGTGCACTCAGCCATGTCTCAGGCCACATTTCTCTGTAGTTCCAAACTCCTCTAGTGCATTTTATCTTGATCCTGCGATCATCTCAGCTCACGTTCCCAACTGCCTGAGGTATCTTTCCCAGCTAGACTTTCCACTTTGTATGAGTTGGGATGTTACGGCCAGCTGGCCAAGGACAACTTGCTGGGCCTAAACAGATGCTGAGTAGCCCCTGGGTGACCAGACCCTGGGCACGGCATGTGCAAACATTACCTGACGAACACGGACCTGTCAACAGATGGATCACTTACAAAGGATATTTTACGTCTGTTCTGACTTCTAAGGTGAAGGATGGGTAAAACTCTTCCAAACTTACTCACAACCCAATcctagaggagaagaaaaagtgcATTAAGGACATGAAAAATTGATGCAGAGTTCAAGGACCAGAGGCAGAGCCAACATAGCAACAAATCCTGAACCCAGAGTGGGCTGGATGGATTGTGGAGGACAGGGGGATGGGCGGCTCCCTCATTTGGGGGTTCACCTCCCTGACCTCTCCTCACCCCCCGGCTGGGCCAACACTTGCCTTGTGTCCTGGGACCTCTGTTCCTGGCACGGCTTTCATGTGAAACTCCAAGCCTCTGTTcttccctgggaaagtcaccggATCTGCCGTGGGGCCGTCAGGGGGCCGCTGCTCCTGCTTCTCTTTGGCCTGAAGCCTCTCCTTTGCCAGCCTGAACACCGACCAGAGGATCAAGGATCCTGCCCAGGCAGGAGCCTGACACCCCCCCCCACGACCCATGGGTTTTCTGGGTCTCCTCTCCTGCGCTCCCCCCTTCTCAAGGGTAGCGGTGTTCCCCACCCTCTGGATCCTGCCATGGCACCCTGTCGGGTACGGAGCAGGCCGCTTTCTGTTCTTGGCTCCCTCTGAGGGCCCCAGGGACCTGCAAAGGCTGGCACAGCCTTTCCTCAGGTCTCCGTTCTGCGATCCTCAGCCTCTTACGGGCAGTGGATGGTAGAGAGTGCAGAAAGCCTCACTCGTGATGGCTCCTGTCCTCTGGATCGCTGCCCTCGACTACCCGGGTCTCCGGTCCCACCCCTCCCCGACCCGTGTGAACGCTTCATAACCTGCACCTGCCTGACCTTGCTCCTACCCCTCCGTCTGCCCACACTGATCCCTCAGGATCCTGGAGCCAGACTCACCGTTCCTGATCTTTGCGCTCACCTGCACCTTCTCCAAACTGGGGCGCAGCCAGCAGCTCCCACCTTTTCCTCAGGCCCCCTCATTTTCCACCCCACTACTAGCGGAGctgcctctctcctccccagctTCTATACTGTACCACCACACACAGAAGGTGATGCCCCCAAGCTGGGCATGGGGCAGGCCTATAACGATGCCCAGCCATTTAGAGCGGATGTCTTtggcttggcattcaaggcccccTGCCAGGGCTGCATCACTAGAGCTCATGGGTCCTCCACGCTGGCCAGCCTCCAAGCCTTTGCAGGGCTGCTCCCTGTGCCAGGGCTGCCTCTTCCAGGAAGCTAGCCTCatctgagggggagggggagggcctCTCATCCCCCACCTAACACGCGGTTATCGGCACAGTGGGCGGAAAGTCGGGCTCGCGGAGGGCCCGCTCCACGCTGGGAGGCCTCCTACCTGTGCAGGAAGCTCTCCTTGGCCAGCTGGACCCGCAGCGTGCCTCCCCTCCAGGCCGCGTTGTTCAGGGCGCGCATGCCTGGGGGCGGAGCCGGCTCTCAGCGGGGGGCCCGGACCGGGCCGCGCCCCCCCCCAGGGacccggcccccccccccccccggaccCAGAGCCGGCTCTCAGCGCCCCCCCCAGGGacccggccccccccccccccggaccCAGAGCCGGCTCTCAGCGCCCCCCCCAGGGCCTCGGGCCCCCCAGACCGGGCCGCCCCCCCAGGATCCAGAGCCGGCTCTCAGCGCCCCCCCCAGGGCCTCGGGCCCCCCCCAGACCGGGCCGCCCCCCCCGGACCCAGAGCCGGCTCTCAGCGCCCCCCCCAGGGACCCGGCCCCCCCCCCCGGCCCCAGAGCCCCCCGGACCGGGCCGCCCCCCCGGACCCAGAGCCGGCTCTCAGCGCCCCCCCCAGGGACCCGGGCCCCCCCCCAGGATCCAGAGCCGGCTCTCAGCGCCCCCCCCAGGGCCTCGGGCCCCCCCAGACCGGGCCGCCCCCCCCGGACCCAGAGCCGGCTCTCAGCGCCCCCAGCCCCCCCAGATCCGGCCCCCCCCCAAGCCCCAGGGCCCCCCCACGGAGGAGGCGGACGCTTACACCTGCTCAGCCCGCCCTCCGGCAGCGCGATGTTGACGTAGGCGAAGGTCTTCTCCCGGCTCCCTGCAGACAGACGGACCGACACCGGGACAGCGGTGAGATGGGGAGCGCGGGGCCGGCCACTCCCCCTCCTCCACGCTGCCTGCCCCGCCCCCCACTGCCGGAGTTCTTCCCCGGAACCCCCCATCTCCAGTCTCTGAGCCTTTGCACGGCCTCCCTCCCTTCTAGGCGGCCTCTCTGAACCCAGCGGTCCAGGCCACGCGGGCGGCGCAGGAAGAGCGCTCCAGGCAAATGCTCGGAGACCAGAAATAGAGGGTCGCACCCGAGGGGCAGGGCTGGGAGACAGGGTCTCTGAACGCCGCACACGGGTCCCCGGGGGAGCCGGGCACCGGCGGCACCTACGCGAAGGCTGGACCTGCGGACCCCTCCCTTCGGCCCTACCGAGCTCATTCACCCGAGACACGAGCTCCACGGAGGACACGGCCCCGAAGCGGCCCAGCTGAGCGCGCACTTCGTCCTCCGTAACGGAGGGCCCAAGGCCGCCCACGAAGAGGCGCTGCTCTCCCAGACCCGCAGCCATGGTGGCCTTCGCCGCCTGAACCGCGAGCGACCCCAACTTCCGGCCCGCGTGCCTCCGACTTCCGGTCACGTGACCGCTCGGCCGCGCTTTCCCCTCTCCCTCGCCGGCGAAACCCCAGTTCCCATGTTCAAAGTTCCGGGTCTCCATCGCCGCCCCGTCGGCCTCTCCGGCTCCCGGCTCCATCCCTGTCTGCTCCAGGTTTCCTCCGGTGTCTCCGCTTCGACTCGCGGTGAGGAGCTGCCCCCGACTGTCTGCTACGTTGGGGAGCCCATGAACGTCGGCCGGGCTCGGTTATCCAGGGGGAAGCAAAATAAAGGGACACCTCTACCCATAGCCTcttccccccgccccctccccgcccACGTGTTCTTTGACCCCACCTCCTCGGCAGTGCGCACGCGCCTAGCTAAAAGCTTGAGCTTTTCCGTACCTGACGTCTCTGACGTCATTCAAGGGCCTGCTGGGGACTGAACCAATTCTCCAAGGGAGGGGGTTCAGAAGCCCTGGACGCCGGGGATTCTCTCCCCGCAGGCGGGATGGCGGACTCTCCAGGGAGGGCGGGCTCATTGTCTTACCCCGTCCTCAGCGTCGGCCCCAGTGCGGTCCGCGGTGCGGCGGGTCCAGCTGGGCGCAGGCCTGCCCGCGCCTCATATCTCCCCCCAAGGATTTATGGAGTTGGTACGTGCCGGCAGCGCGCGGGAGGCTTGAACAGCGGGGCCCCGCCTCCGGATCCCAGCTATGGCGCTGGAGCAGCAGCGGCTGGAGCTCCGCGCCCTGCGGGCCGAGATCGCGGCGCTGCGGGGGCGCCTGGAGCCCGAGCCGGACGGGTAGGCCCCCAGCCCCCACCCAGTCCTCCAGCCTGCCCGGGAGAGCGTGGCAGCAGGGAGCCCACCGGGGCTAGGCCTGGGAAGCCCCCGGAACGGGGAGGATGCCGGGCGGGAGGCACTGCCGGTGCAAAGGCAGGGGAGCGGGAGAGCAGGGTCCGCAGCTTGGAGCATCAAAGGGGCAGCTGACGGGGTGTAGGAGATGGAAGGGCTTGGGGGCAAGAGGGGCTGTGCGGTCCCCCACATCGGTCCAGGTCAGAGCCGGGGTGGGAGAGGGAACCACGGGTGTGGGGCACCTCGAGCCCTGGGGGAGAGAGCGGGCACACGCCCAGAGACGGGGCAGCGCGCGCACCCCTCACAGGCACCCCCACATACACGCACCCCCACGCATGTACACGCGTGCACACATACACGCACCCCCACGCACGCACAGTCGCCCACGCACCCCCACGCACGTACACGTGTGCACATATACAGGCACCCCCCAGGCACGCACGGTCACCCACGCACGTACACGCGTGCACACATACACGCACCCCCACGGTCGTCCGCACCTGCCCTCTCCCGGCATCCCCGCGCCCCAGGGAGGCGGCCCTGGCTCACGCCCGGCTCTCCCGTGCCAGGCGCTCCGGCCAGGCGCCCCCGCAGCCCCTGGAAGCCCAGCTCGGGCGCTCGGAGTCGGGCCTTTCCTTCCTCTCGCGGCTGACGGGAGTCCGGATCACGGAGTACTGCGTGACGCGGAGCAGCGAGCGCGCCCGGAACGGTGAGCCGGCGTGGGGGGCAGCTTCCTGGGGCGTCGCTCCGGTGCGCCCCGGACCCCGCCTCGGCCGCTCCCCGCCCCGCCCCGGGGCGCCGGGCCTTGCCAGGGAAGGCTCCTGGGGCGGACGAGCCAGTGTCCGGACGGGAAGCCGGGCCGCCGTGGCTGGCAGAGCCTGCGGACAGGCCGGCCGGTGGGTCAGCCCTGCCATGCCGGGCAGTCGTGCAGGCTTCTCCCCGAGGGTCCCCGGGGGCAGCGCCCCCCGCCTCGGGACGAGCTGCAGCCGGCCCCAGCCAAGGCCAGAGCGGCTGGAGAAGGTCAGCGCCAAGCTGGGGGGGGCCGATCGAAGCCCCCGAGCCCAGGGGGTGCCCTTTCCGGGCCGGGCTCCTGCGGAGAGGGCATCCAGACGGGCTGACGGCACCGCCCTCTCCGCAGGCCCCGggtcctcctccccttctctttccgtTGGGGGCGTGGTGGGCAAGCTGGCGATGGAAGCGTTTAGGAAGCCGTGCACCGAGGCAGAGCGAGCTGCGGCTTCAGCCCGCGGGGAGGGGGCTGGTCTGGGGCCCGTAGTGGGCGAGCCCCCTAACGTTGTGTCGGTCTGGGCTGTTCAGAGCCCTTCCCCTGAAAAACAAAGCCACCGTCTCCTCACTGCCCCCCCAAGCCCCTGAACAGTACCCTCAGTTCGTGTGGGGCCTTTGAAGATCGAGGCCACCTGGGGCAGGGGGCTGGAAACGGCCGAAGGTTTGGTACCAGAGAGCAAAGCTCAGCCAGTCACAAACATTCCTAAGGTACCTTCTGTGTGCTAGGCATGATGCTGGCCCCgctgagcacctactgtgtgcccggCCCTGCGAAGCAAGGTGCCCGCTGAAGCACGTGAGGCGCCTACTGTGTGCCCGGCCCTGCGAAGCAAGGTGCCCGCTGAAGCACGtgaggcacctactgtgtgcccggCCCTGCGCCGCAAGGTGCCTGCTGAAGCACGTGAGGCGCCTACTGTGTGCCCGGCCCTGCGAAGCAAGGTGCCTGCTGAAGCACGTGAGGCGCCTACTGTGTGCCCGGCCCTGCGCCGCAAGGTGCCTGCTGAAGCACGTGAGGCGCCTACTGTGTGCCCGGCCCTGCGCCGCAAGGTGCCCGCTGAAGCACGTGAggcgcctactgtgtgcccagcCCTGCGAAGCAAGGTGCCCGCTGAAGCACGTGAGGCGCCTACTGTGTGCCCGGTCCTGCGAAGCAAGGTGCCCGCTGAAGCACGTGAGGCGCCTACTGTGTGCCCGGCCCTGCGACGCAAGGTGCCCGCTGAAGCATGTGAGGCGCCTACTGTGTGCCCGGCCCTGCGAAGCAAGGTGCCCGCTGAAGCACGTGAGGCGCCTACTATGTGTTGGTGCTGAACCAATCCCATGAAGTATCTCCTGTgtacccagcactgtgctaaggcctGGGGGCACAGAAGGTAGCAGGAGACAGCTCGCTGTCCCTCCTTATGGGCCCCCAACATCCCAGCGTTAGTCATGTGACCCCACGAAGAAGCCCAGAAATAGAACGGTGGTGGGTTTTCTCAGACGAGTGCCAGCCCTGGGTTTGCAAGCAGCAGCGTCTGTTTTTTCTGTTGCAGGTGGTCTGAGAGTCCTGAGAAAGGGCCATCTGGCGGGAGATTGCTGCGCTGGCATCAACATCTCCTTTCAGCTTGAGTTTCAGCTTCTGGAAACGCAAGTGAGTTGGAAGGGCGGGTGCTGGCGGCAGCAGCTGGGAGCTAACGGcaccatccatctgtctgtcattga is part of the Notamacropus eugenii isolate mMacEug1 chromosome 3, mMacEug1.pri_v2, whole genome shotgun sequence genome and harbors:
- the NOL8 gene encoding nucleolar protein 8 isoform X2, which translates into the protein MRALNNAAWRGGTLRVQLAKESFLHRLAKERLQAKEKQEQRPPDGPTADPVTFPGKNRGLEFHMKAVPGTEVPGHKDWVVSKFGRVLPILHLRSQNRRKILKYDPSKYCHNLKKFEQDVTNTVSISDLTWKLEGGDDMMSKMRQGQFPAFRSCPSKRVKVGGDHCSPSRAAKCPELASTTHPNTVPWLDMRKTNSRPTELPTSVFSKRKNNQKLQAGFLQTSKSPIVRSKNSMSDDDIDSEEELKAMIAEEKSQRTTVPEINNIEKDSFEVVGSDFKLNMTISGMKRKSSQAPCSDGATQVSKGDQEYDSGDTDEIIAGGRNGEQSKDEQKVSPKNESKQKEDFMKTRANRPSNHHAPETSKRKNSTGEARKSVDCTKHLTKKRSGISSESEDGESEELDYEAMMTNCYRLDLTLADLEKLANEDAEILGGNATCAKEALLKGQHVGSGPKSKKDPKKGAHCIDPKDILASLLEGEEKISNQSPPKGNMLKSKFQAFRGVGVLYGGETPKSPFENSRLTTQIKGQNPPKQEVSPGSSTGKQASELKMCFSDKMSPAQDGKEANGAGSLPCCPGKLLRRRPVSGDQRCAVHSPSSSSERENDSVSSLSSLDAKKPWSLNAKTRSIDLGSDGGPGATEMGGPKWERTLKPSTGSEPEHEPAALKTHSEKLSVGRDGASSRVQGKDPKGSQARETECPLSSIAPADAISPQKNSEDNEKRLAALEERRREWELQKQLVHSALSSLDSHSASKPTHILFSSDSEDGTKEEEGDKKPLPGSGVKRDLARKTSGKLFESSEDEEQEAGDDEARFQIKPHFEGKAGKKLMSLQSHFGADDRFRMDARFLESESEEEEEDIKEAEMPGEEELVAEKKKNMEVIKNILHVSHQAPKPSKEETAAKRFRNVVRYDPTRLDHTAFERKVNPEQKESKAKRRKKREEAEKLPQVSKDLYYNIATDLKERFMSSDASPGAGATNPWNETPEEVEMVSAVAPGASNPPADVGEFTFSFFGLDVSEVKEEPYKTEARPPGHMAWQQDPRFQDSSSEEDEEEPEPADGSQEVAKPEEVRSSAKPTRRFFFFSENDERLCAGPGSFWQGAGNQASSEDWESRTLVLLQDCRKKHKAARRKAKP
- the NOL8 gene encoding nucleolar protein 8 isoform X1, with amino-acid sequence MEPGAGEADGAAMETRNFEHGNWGFAGEGEGKARPSGHVTGSRRHAGRKLGSLAVQAAKATMAAGLGEQRLFVGGLGPSVTEDEVRAQLGRFGAVSSVELVSRVNELGSREKTFAYVNIALPEGGLSRCMRALNNAAWRGGTLRVQLAKESFLHRLAKERLQAKEKQEQRPPDGPTADPVTFPGKNRGLEFHMKAVPGTEVPGHKDWVVSKFGRVLPILHLRSQNRRKILKYDPSKYCHNLKKFEQDVTNTVSISDLTWKLEGGDDMMSKMRQGQFPAFRSCPSKRVKVGGDHCSPSRAAKCPELASTTHPNTVPWLDMRKTNSRPTELPTSVFSKRKNNQKLQAGFLQTSKSPIVRSKNSMSDDDIDSEEELKAMIAEEKSQRTTVPEINNIEKDSFEVVGSDFKLNMTISGMKRKSSQAPCSDGATQVSKGDQEYDSGDTDEIIAGGRNGEQSKDEQKVSPKNESKQKEDFMKTRANRPSNHHAPETSKRKNSTGEARKSVDCTKHLTKKRSGISSESEDGESEELDYEAMMTNCYRLDLTLADLEKLANEDAEILGGNATCAKEALLKGQHVGSGPKSKKDPKKGAHCIDPKDILASLLEGEEKISNQSPPKGNMLKSKFQAFRGVGVLYGGETPKSPFENSRLTTQIKGQNPPKQEVSPGSSTGKQASELKMCFSDKMSPAQDGKEANGAGSLPCCPGKLLRRRPVSGDQRCAVHSPSSSSERENDSVSSLSSLDAKKPWSLNAKTRSIDLGSDGGPGATEMGGPKWERTLKPSTGSEPEHEPAALKTHSEKLSVGRDGASSRVQGKDPKGSQARETECPLSSIAPADAISPQKNSEDNEKRLAALEERRREWELQKQLVHSALSSLDSHSASKPTHILFSSDSEDGTKEEEGDKKPLPGSGVKRDLARKTSGKLFESSEDEEQEAGDDEARFQIKPHFEGKAGKKLMSLQSHFGADDRFRMDARFLESESEEEEEDIKEAEMPGEEELVAEKKKNMEVIKNILHVSHQAPKPSKEETAAKRFRNVVRYDPTRLDHTAFERKVNPEQKESKAKRRKKREEAEKLPQVSKDLYYNIATDLKERFMSSDASPGAGATNPWNETPEEVEMVSAVAPGASNPPADVGEFTFSFFGLDVSEVKEEPYKTEARPPGHMAWQQDPRFQDSSSEEDEEEPEPADGSQEVAKPEEVRSSAKPTRRFFFFSENDERLCAGPGSFWQGAGNQASSEDWESRTLVLLQDCRKKHKAARRKAKP